The DNA region TCTTGGAGACGTTGTCGTAGCCGTAGAGGGCGGCGCCCTCGAACATGCCCATGCCGGGCATGGGACCCTTGAAGTCGCCGTGGATGTAGCGGCCGCCGAGGGTGCTGGCGAAGCGGGCGGTGCTGGTGGTCTCCATCGGGGGGGCGTCGGGGGTCATCCACATCTTGTTCTTGCCCTCCCACGTGCCGACCATGGACTGGAGGTGCTGGTGCTCGGGGCCGGGCTGGGCCGCGATCATGCAGGCTTCCATTTCCTTCATCAGCTCGGGGGTCATGCCGGGGGGCATGGCGCCCTCGGGCATGCCCTCGGGCTGCTTCATGTCGGCGGGCTTCTTGTCGGTGGGCTTGCGGTCGGCGGGCTGCCGGTCGTTGGGCTGAGAGGGGCGGGCGGGCGACGCGGGGGTCGCGGCGGGGGCGCTCGGGCGGCCGGTGTCTTTCTTCTCGGGCTGGGCGTTCACGACCACAGCGCAGGCACCGACAACGGCAAGGACGGCGAGGACCTTCGTCATGACATCTCCTTTGTTCTGGGTATCCCACACACCTCGGTGGGGGAACCACAGTATACAACGAAGCCCGAACATTCCGGGGTTTCGCGGCCTGCGAGGCGTAACTCGGGG from Phycisphaerales bacterium includes:
- a CDS encoding DUF1579 domain-containing protein; amino-acid sequence: MTKVLAVLAVVGACAVVVNAQPEKKDTGRPSAPAATPASPARPSQPNDRQPADRKPTDKKPADMKQPEGMPEGAMPPGMTPELMKEMEACMIAAQPGPEHQHLQSMVGTWEGKNKMWMTPDAPPMETTSTARFASTLGGRYIHGDFKGPMPGMGMFEGAALYGYDNVSKKYQVVWVDNMGTGMMIGTGEASPDKKTLTWTMKWNHPTRGEVTFREVDTMISPDEMKLEMYGPHTDGKEFKMMEIVSKRVSKEQPKLHEDSHGGKPGAHHPAVPHTHSSPAPAQNPNPNKK